From the Osmerus eperlanus chromosome 21, fOsmEpe2.1, whole genome shotgun sequence genome, one window contains:
- the znf395a gene encoding zinc finger protein 395a isoform X3 produces MSLSSFTTTWPEAGDQESGASDCTERQTLRQIDRQTDMIHKTRLGKRSPMGALVYPSQEVSMESHGLHRDSGPQPHLGRIKLHPGQKVYVLCGGQECCGVVEQHNHMDNQVSILLPALGQHILRKMEDVWTTPSTPPPPPPSTVSPPLTVSSCIDVPRSNHSPEAVDMDEMMAALVLTSLSCSPVLQSPPQRDTAGVECGGGELYDSGSSGYWSLDCGNGSPDPSPPMTEAEGSLAMPPDEGLDMELEQVLFDEPEPRRRRNSVKLAYRCLWPNCGKVLTSVVGIKRHIRTLHLGQSGEHERCSRSEEDFYYTEIHQRDPHPLTPPPPVPSSPTLSGPESPSDGGLQPSPLSLSAPSASGSIWQVHSEHSYQAGSFRVRSVSVGEQWLQQHSTSIRPHPAGTSPPRTHWTSRRVRGEAKKCRKVYGIEHRDQWCTACRWKKACQRFLD; encoded by the exons atgtctctgtcgTCCTTTACTACTACCTGGCCAGAagcaggagaccaggagagtgGTGCTAGTGACTGTACAGAGAGACAAACGTTGCGAcagattgacagacagacagacatgataCACAAAACTCGTCTAGGGAAGCGTTCTCCAATGGGAGCACTGGTGTACCCCTCCCAGGAGGTTTCCATGGAGTCTCATGGGTTACACAGAGACTCTggaccccagccccacctcggCAGGATCAAGCTGCACCCAGGGCAGAAG GTGTATGTGTTATGTGGAGGACAGGAGTGCTGTGGGGTGGTGGAGCAGCATAACCATATGGATAACCAGGTGTCTATCCTGCTTCCTGCTCTGGGACAGCACATCCTGAGGAAGATGGAAGACGTGTGGACTaccccctctactccccctccaccccccccaagcACTGTCAGCCCACCACTCACTGTCTCCTCCTGCATAGACGTACCAAGGAG CAACCACAGCCCTGAGGCGGTGGACATGGATGAGATGATGGCAGCTCTGGTGCTCACCAGCCTCTCCTGTAGCCCAGTGCTGCAGAGTCCAcctcagagagacacag caggtgtggagtgtggtggaggggagCTCTATGACAGTGGCAGCAGTGGTTACTGGAGCCTGGACTGTGGCAACGGAAGTCCTGATCCCTCTCCACCAATGACTGAGGCTGAGGGTAGCCTGGCCATGCCCCCTGACGAGGGATTGGACATGGAGCTGGAGCAGGTGCTGTTTGATGAACCAGAACCAAGGAGACGCAGG aacTCAGTGAAGTTGGCCTACAGGTGTCTGTGGCCAAATTGTGGAAAGGTGCTGACATCAGTGGTGGGGATCAAACGCCACATTCGTACACTCCACTTGGG ccaaaGTGGTGAACATGAGCGTTGTTCTCGCAGCGAGGAGGACTTCTACTATACTGAAATCCATCAGAGagaccctcaccctctcactcctcctccaccggtcccctccagccccacactCTCCGGACCTGAATCCCCCAGCGACGGAGGCCTCCAACCCAGCCCGCTGAGCCTGTCAGCTCCCTCTGCCTCCGGAAGCATCTGGCAGGTCCACTCAGAACACTCCTACCAG gctggATCATTCCGTGTGCGCTCTGTCAGTGTCGGGGAACAGTGGCTTCAGCAGCACAGCACCTCCATCAGGCCACACCCCGCCGGTACCTCTCCCCCACGCACGCACTGGACCTCCAG gagGGTGCGTGGGGAGGCTAAGAAGTGTCGGAAGGTGTATGGCATAGAGCACCGGGACCAGTGGTGTACCGCATGCCGCTGGAAAAAAGCCTGCCAGCGCTTTCTGGACTGA
- the znf395a gene encoding zinc finger protein 395a isoform X2 gives MSLSSFTTTWPEAGDQESGASDCTERQTLRQIDRQTDMIHKTRLGKRSPMGALVYPSQEVSMESHGLHRDSGPQPHLGRIKLHPGQKVYVLCGGQECCGVVEQHNHMDNQVSILLPALGQHILRKMEDVWTTPSTPPPPPPSTVSPPLTVSSCIDVPRSNHSPEAVDMDEMMAALVLTSLSCSPVLQSPPQRDTGVECGGGELYDSGSSGYWSLDCGNGSPDPSPPMTEAEGSLAMPPDEGLDMELEQVLFDEPEPRRRRNSVKLAYRCLWPNCGKVLTSVVGIKRHIRTLHLGQSGEHERCSRSEEDFYYTEIHQRDPHPLTPPPPVPSSPTLSGPESPSDGGLQPSPLSLSAPSASGSIWQVHSEHSYQAPAPVCVVAPNPTSYCKQAGSFRVRSVSVGEQWLQQHSTSIRPHPAGTSPPRTHWTSRRVRGEAKKCRKVYGIEHRDQWCTACRWKKACQRFLD, from the exons atgtctctgtcgTCCTTTACTACTACCTGGCCAGAagcaggagaccaggagagtgGTGCTAGTGACTGTACAGAGAGACAAACGTTGCGAcagattgacagacagacagacatgataCACAAAACTCGTCTAGGGAAGCGTTCTCCAATGGGAGCACTGGTGTACCCCTCCCAGGAGGTTTCCATGGAGTCTCATGGGTTACACAGAGACTCTggaccccagccccacctcggCAGGATCAAGCTGCACCCAGGGCAGAAG GTGTATGTGTTATGTGGAGGACAGGAGTGCTGTGGGGTGGTGGAGCAGCATAACCATATGGATAACCAGGTGTCTATCCTGCTTCCTGCTCTGGGACAGCACATCCTGAGGAAGATGGAAGACGTGTGGACTaccccctctactccccctccaccccccccaagcACTGTCAGCCCACCACTCACTGTCTCCTCCTGCATAGACGTACCAAGGAG CAACCACAGCCCTGAGGCGGTGGACATGGATGAGATGATGGCAGCTCTGGTGCTCACCAGCCTCTCCTGTAGCCCAGTGCTGCAGAGTCCAcctcagagagacacag gtgtggagtgtggtggaggggagCTCTATGACAGTGGCAGCAGTGGTTACTGGAGCCTGGACTGTGGCAACGGAAGTCCTGATCCCTCTCCACCAATGACTGAGGCTGAGGGTAGCCTGGCCATGCCCCCTGACGAGGGATTGGACATGGAGCTGGAGCAGGTGCTGTTTGATGAACCAGAACCAAGGAGACGCAGG aacTCAGTGAAGTTGGCCTACAGGTGTCTGTGGCCAAATTGTGGAAAGGTGCTGACATCAGTGGTGGGGATCAAACGCCACATTCGTACACTCCACTTGGG ccaaaGTGGTGAACATGAGCGTTGTTCTCGCAGCGAGGAGGACTTCTACTATACTGAAATCCATCAGAGagaccctcaccctctcactcctcctccaccggtcccctccagccccacactCTCCGGACCTGAATCCCCCAGCGACGGAGGCCTCCAACCCAGCCCGCTGAGCCTGTCAGCTCCCTCTGCCTCCGGAAGCATCTGGCAGGTCCACTCAGAACACTCCTACCAG GCCCCTgctcctgtctgtgtggttgcccCTAACCCCACCTCATACTGCAAACAG gctggATCATTCCGTGTGCGCTCTGTCAGTGTCGGGGAACAGTGGCTTCAGCAGCACAGCACCTCCATCAGGCCACACCCCGCCGGTACCTCTCCCCCACGCACGCACTGGACCTCCAG gagGGTGCGTGGGGAGGCTAAGAAGTGTCGGAAGGTGTATGGCATAGAGCACCGGGACCAGTGGTGTACCGCATGCCGCTGGAAAAAAGCCTGCCAGCGCTTTCTGGACTGA
- the znf395a gene encoding zinc finger protein 395a isoform X1, with protein MSLSSFTTTWPEAGDQESGASDCTERQTLRQIDRQTDMIHKTRLGKRSPMGALVYPSQEVSMESHGLHRDSGPQPHLGRIKLHPGQKVYVLCGGQECCGVVEQHNHMDNQVSILLPALGQHILRKMEDVWTTPSTPPPPPPSTVSPPLTVSSCIDVPRSNHSPEAVDMDEMMAALVLTSLSCSPVLQSPPQRDTAGVECGGGELYDSGSSGYWSLDCGNGSPDPSPPMTEAEGSLAMPPDEGLDMELEQVLFDEPEPRRRRNSVKLAYRCLWPNCGKVLTSVVGIKRHIRTLHLGQSGEHERCSRSEEDFYYTEIHQRDPHPLTPPPPVPSSPTLSGPESPSDGGLQPSPLSLSAPSASGSIWQVHSEHSYQAPAPVCVVAPNPTSYCKQAGSFRVRSVSVGEQWLQQHSTSIRPHPAGTSPPRTHWTSRRVRGEAKKCRKVYGIEHRDQWCTACRWKKACQRFLD; from the exons atgtctctgtcgTCCTTTACTACTACCTGGCCAGAagcaggagaccaggagagtgGTGCTAGTGACTGTACAGAGAGACAAACGTTGCGAcagattgacagacagacagacatgataCACAAAACTCGTCTAGGGAAGCGTTCTCCAATGGGAGCACTGGTGTACCCCTCCCAGGAGGTTTCCATGGAGTCTCATGGGTTACACAGAGACTCTggaccccagccccacctcggCAGGATCAAGCTGCACCCAGGGCAGAAG GTGTATGTGTTATGTGGAGGACAGGAGTGCTGTGGGGTGGTGGAGCAGCATAACCATATGGATAACCAGGTGTCTATCCTGCTTCCTGCTCTGGGACAGCACATCCTGAGGAAGATGGAAGACGTGTGGACTaccccctctactccccctccaccccccccaagcACTGTCAGCCCACCACTCACTGTCTCCTCCTGCATAGACGTACCAAGGAG CAACCACAGCCCTGAGGCGGTGGACATGGATGAGATGATGGCAGCTCTGGTGCTCACCAGCCTCTCCTGTAGCCCAGTGCTGCAGAGTCCAcctcagagagacacag caggtgtggagtgtggtggaggggagCTCTATGACAGTGGCAGCAGTGGTTACTGGAGCCTGGACTGTGGCAACGGAAGTCCTGATCCCTCTCCACCAATGACTGAGGCTGAGGGTAGCCTGGCCATGCCCCCTGACGAGGGATTGGACATGGAGCTGGAGCAGGTGCTGTTTGATGAACCAGAACCAAGGAGACGCAGG aacTCAGTGAAGTTGGCCTACAGGTGTCTGTGGCCAAATTGTGGAAAGGTGCTGACATCAGTGGTGGGGATCAAACGCCACATTCGTACACTCCACTTGGG ccaaaGTGGTGAACATGAGCGTTGTTCTCGCAGCGAGGAGGACTTCTACTATACTGAAATCCATCAGAGagaccctcaccctctcactcctcctccaccggtcccctccagccccacactCTCCGGACCTGAATCCCCCAGCGACGGAGGCCTCCAACCCAGCCCGCTGAGCCTGTCAGCTCCCTCTGCCTCCGGAAGCATCTGGCAGGTCCACTCAGAACACTCCTACCAG GCCCCTgctcctgtctgtgtggttgcccCTAACCCCACCTCATACTGCAAACAG gctggATCATTCCGTGTGCGCTCTGTCAGTGTCGGGGAACAGTGGCTTCAGCAGCACAGCACCTCCATCAGGCCACACCCCGCCGGTACCTCTCCCCCACGCACGCACTGGACCTCCAG gagGGTGCGTGGGGAGGCTAAGAAGTGTCGGAAGGTGTATGGCATAGAGCACCGGGACCAGTGGTGTACCGCATGCCGCTGGAAAAAAGCCTGCCAGCGCTTTCTGGACTGA